Below is a window of Malania oleifera isolate guangnan ecotype guangnan chromosome 1, ASM2987363v1, whole genome shotgun sequence DNA.
GTCAGTCATCTGGGCAGTAAAAACAATGTTTTTTAAGCTTGTTTCCAaaaaactcttgccaacttgttttgatacttttgaaagtattttccggggtttttaaaatatggtctctaagtccatggttaaccctaatgagcttcaaagcattcatattgattttaattgaagtacttacacaagacttccttaagacttaaaaCTTTTCTagtcttgaagtcttcatgtatatcttcctttgagtccatcttgtcttaaacttcaatattttttaagctttcataagGTTTGTCTGTTTTTGACCTTTTGAGCTTTGGAATGCAATCTTTCATaacacttgtgatcttggactcttatccttaaacttgaacttataatgcttgaactttttgaactttcatatgttttatttcctgaaacatcatcacttaaaccacaacatgttaaattatcTTGATTTattgtcatcaaaataagattcgaaagtcatgttaggctaACACAGGTGTATGCAGAATCCCCAACACTACCTTGCATTTCAAAGACTAGTTGGAAGGTTGAATTTCAGGCTATATATTTGAATTGAGTAGATTTAATTGGAAGTTAGTATAATTTTGTACTACTTTTATTTAAATCCATAATCAAAATCCAAGTTGCTGAGCTCAAGGAAGGAGTAATTGGTTAAGCAGTGCTTctttgaaaaaaatgtcattaagaaagaaataaattatagaCTACAATGTTGGTCTATTTACcaaaaatatcattgaaatggCAGTGGCCATACTACTTATTTACTGCGTTATCCCAAGCTAAAGCATTAGTCTACATAAAATCTaacaaataaatacatatatttatttaaatagaACTCCTACCCTTTTTCATAGTTGGAAACTTAGAATCCATTGCTCATAGTGAGTCATTATGGAGAGTCTTCTCAAATTGCTCTTTCTATCAAAAGAAATCCAAGTCATAGCATTGTAATGCCAAAGAGCACACCCAGGCTAAGAGTTAATGTTAGGATATAAAAGTATGAGAATGAAGAGAACTAAATAATGAATGTAAATGCCAAAAAGACACAAGAATTATGTAATTCAGCCGATAGCCAATGTTCATGGGCAAAGATGACAGGAGGACTTTGCGGCGGGAAGTGGAAAGAATATAGAAGTATCTAAAATATTATGCTCTTTCACACTACAAGTGATCTAGAAAGGCACCTATAAAATAAACCCCTTAGAAATAACTccctctcaaataaaatactcaATTCCTCTTGCTTTTTGTATAAAATGCACAAGCTATGCAAATATTAGGTCAACGTCATATGGAAAAAAGTTAAGGATCTCTGTTGGTATCATAATtgttttctattttatatttctatttctccacaataaataaatagataataaaaaacatgtttgtttatattgttaGTATCTACTTCTGTCACTGATTTTCAGTTGTTTGTCAAAAAATTGAAatccaaattttatgatttttagttgttttgacaatttgttgccaaaaattttaatattcagaagtagttttttggattaaattattcattttatgtaatttaaatttaaaataaaaattaaatgatcatttgaatttaaatataataaaaataaaaatatgcataaatttcaaataataataataaagccaattacaaatacttttactatttttcaattgtcatatccaataaatttttttttgtatagtCAATTTTAAAAGtagaataattaagtaaaataattataataaattttattattaaaatagtaAATTCTTTAATGTGTATTgtttgcaattttattatttcaatcaatTTTAATGATATTACataatttaaagatgaaaatgagtcatttttaagtaagtttttaatttgtattagatttataaatattaatcaaataagttgTTGATTTCTatgatttctattttttattttttattttttattttttatttttatcttttgttttggtttttttaatttttgaaatggtACCAACTGCCCTAAACATCTGAAAATTGATTGGATAGCTAGCGCAATAATTACATATCAATTCCTTATTAATTAGAGGATAGACAAAAGAaagatacatatataatattCTCTTAAAATTAAGGCGAAGAATCCTCAACACAGAAAACACCCATCTTGGATTAATTAAGGAGAACATCCAAAGAggcttgcatttttttttaaccTCGAGATGGTGAGATTTGACAATACAGGCTCCTTCAAGTCGCACCAAAAGATCGGATTCCTCCATATGCAGGCAGGAAAAGTTCTTGCCAGAGTTCTAGTGGGGTTTGCTTCCTGCAACCAACATCCAGAGGACCAGAGGTGCGCATGTATTAAAATGAAGCTAGTAACACGTTCAATCAGTAAAATGAAGCTACTAACACATTCAATCAGTAAACCAAAACCAGAGCATAAAGGTGTTTCTTCAACATGCTTATAAAAAATATTAGAGTCAAGATGCACACAATCACCACAGGTGCATGCAAAATCTCAAGTACTCGCATGCACTTCAAAGACTGCGTTTGGAAGGTAGGATTTCAAACTACATATTTCGATTTGTGTAGATTTAAATGAAAGGTAATATACTTTTTGTCCAAATCCATGCACGAAAGCTCCTGAACTAAGGGGAAGAATATTTGGTATTGCAGTGGTTTGAAATAGATGTGAttaataaagaaataaattatagaTTAGATCATTGGTCCGTCTACAAACAATATCACTGAAATGGAGTGGCCATTCTACTTGATACTTGTTTCCTACCTTATCCCAAGTTAAAGCATCATTCTAcataaaaactaaataaataaataaatcatatatttaaTTAGATAGAGCTCCTTTCCTTTATCCCAACTACTATCAAGTCAATCGTGCTATTTCTTGCACCTGCCATTTCTGAATTCAAATAGCAAAAGCTCTGCCTACAACAGTGAATAATACTCAAGCAGCTAAAAATGCATGGACGTACTTGAAGTGTTGAAATTATCTGGGAAGATCAATCCTCAACTGGGAGAACACTTCACTAGCTGTTGTATCCGAACCATCTTCACCAGGTAATCCTATTTGCACCAAGCTTTCTTCGCCACCAGGGAGGCTGTTAGAAGGAAAATGCTTACCAAAAGGCAGCGCCAGCTCCAACGATGCATCTGCAGTGCTATCTTCATGCGGCCGTTTGTGCATTACATTTTCTTCGAGCCCCAGCACATACTTCAAGTCCCACAATACAGCATACATTGTAGGCCGAAGAACACTCAAACCATTTAAGCACTTCTCAGCTGTTCCAACAAATGTTTCCAACGATTTGGGATTTAGTGTGCCCACAAGAAATGGGTCCATAATTTTTTCTAGTTGGCCTTCCTTTATCCAGGGCATTGCCCAGTCAACTAGGTTCACTTCCTCCTTAATGGCTGCTCTTGCACAGAGCACTTCGAGAAGGACGACTCCAAAAGAGTACACATCAGATTTTTCTGTTAACTCCAGGTTTCTCAAAAATTCAGGATCGAGATATCCAGGCGTGCCTATTAGATGATTGTAAGTTGAGGATTTATCGATAGGACCTGACTTTGAAAGACCAAAATCAGCAACTTTTGCCACATAATTTCCATCGAGCAAGATGTTTGTTGACTTAACATCGCGATGAAGGATTCTCTTCTCAGCACTAGTGTGAAGATAATGTAGACCTTCTGCAGCGCCAATGCAAATTTCAAGCCTTTGCTTCCAAGATAATTTGCCTAGGGGATTCCCATTTGAATCATACAGATTCTCTTTAAGTGTCCCTTTCTCCATGAATTCATAAACCAGTATCATCTCAAAATTGTCATCACAATACCCAATCAAGGAAACAAGATGGCGATGGCAAATTTTGGATAAAATTGTGATCTCTCTTTCAAATTCGTGAAGGCCCTGGCCGCTTTCTGATTCACGCCGTTTCACAGCCACTATGTCACCATTGCTAAGCCGTCCTTTGTAGACTTTTCCAAACCCTCCTTTGCCTACCATCAAGTCCGGATCAAAGTTGTTAGTTGCCTTCTGTATTTCAACAAATGACTTCTTTAGCTCAATGTTCAAGTTATGAACCAGGAAAGCACTGGCTTTTCTTTCTATTGCTGAATCATAAGAAATCTCACCACCGTAAAGAAGCTCAAGTGGCAGTTGATTGTCAGTGGATTTTTCTTTCCTGCATTTCAAACCCATCAAAACTACCACTAACGAAATGCAGATGAGAGCCACACCTCCAACTACTGAACCAACAATAACAAACCAATGGCTCTTCTTCTGTTGGCCTGATGCAGCAACCGAAAACTTCAAAATCTCGAGTCCATTCAGATATGCAGTTAGGTTTGGGAAATCATGTGACGGACCTATGCTGATACTCATAAACCCCAAATCATTGGAATCAACGACAAAATCAAGATAAAAGGGAACAGCTCCTTGGTAAAATTTGGGATAGGAACTAATCCCCAGATTGAACTTGCCAAGGATATAGAGATTAAATGTATCTGACGTTACTGTCGGATTAAAAGTGTCACAAAAATGAACCCTCACAAGATGTCTAGCATTCTTACTCACACCAAAACTCCATGTTATGTTTCTGCTCGTTGATATTTTGGCTGTTCTGTAGACAAGGTTTGAGGCCGTATAGTTACTCGCTCCTTCAGGCTGATACTGCAGCGTTCCACTGAAGTAACTAGCATTCCTTGCAGAAGCCCGGTTAGTTAGATACTCATCATCTGGAATCCAATTTCTCCAAAGAGGATCGTCGGCCGGCGTGATGGTGGGACCTCCAACATTTAACCTGTAAGCAGTTTCTAGAGCCTGAGGATGCAAACCAGTGTAGCTACCATTCCTTCCTGCAGGAGTAACATGAGTTGCGCTGACAAGGGTCAAGTTTTCAGGGGCAAGGAAGACTTCAATGGCATTTATGAAAGCCAAAGCAGGCTGCACTAGCTTAGGAATGAAATCTATTCTGAAATTCCCTGCAGTGATTGCGAGTAAAAATTCCTTTATCACTGGGGATTTGGTACCGTTTGGGACATTGAAATCGGATAAAAGCAAAAACCCAGATGCTGAAACGTTGAACGTAGCACCGGTGAGATCTGGATGAGAAGAGAGAGGGAAGAAATGTAGGCGTACCACGTAAGTGTCATTTTCATGTTCAGGGATTGCAAGGGCATAGGAAGATGGTACTCTGTAAATTCTTGCTGTTTGATAAAGGGATGCATTTGTTTCTGGGTTGCTGTCTTGGACAGGTTCGCTCTTGCCTGGGAAGAAGGAGAAGGACCCTGCTTTCCGGTCACCAACAAAGGTGCGGCCATCTTCGAGGGAGGCATTCAATTCTGAGCCACAATTGATGAAGTACTTGTCCGGCCTCGTGTAAGTGTCATCCGATGAAACAAGTAGGAGAGGTGAGAGTTGGAAGAGAAGGAAAAACAGAGGACAGTGGAAGTGAAGCTTTTCCATGGATTATTGCTGGCAATTGCCTCTTTcttgctttttcttttttagtgcGGGGAGGGAGAACCTTATCGCATCTTATAAAGAAATAAAGTTATAGGCAATCACACACATGCAAATCAAACTACAATGCAAAAGGAAGACAATGACTTATTGACTTGACGAGGTCGTGTAGTTCTGCCGTAGTATTTGGTGCAAATCAAATTACAATGCAAAAGGAAGATAATGATTTATTGACTTGATGAGATCATGTAGTTCTACCGTAGTATTGGTTCATATCTAGTGAAACACGTGTATATAGAGAAAGCAAATTGATATCGGGcttataaattattattttattgattagGACGATAAATGAGTTGTGGGTGTGAGGGCAACGCCCTACGGTACAGTAAGAGGTATTTGAGGAATTTTTCTAATACTTTTACACCAAATCTATgcaaaaaattagttaagaagaACCTgacctaaaaaaaatttaaaaatttaaaaaaaaaccctGGAAAAGTCAACAGTCTAAGTCAATGATCAACGGTATGGTCAACGCTTGGGAGGTCAACGATCAGTAGTGCTAACGTGGCGTGCTGCCATGGCAAGCTAACGTGTGGGTGCAGGTGATTAAGGATGCAGTGGTGTGTGGTGTAGTTCCTTGATAGCGGCAGAAGCGTGATAGGGAAAGAGCAACACCAAGAAAACAAGACTGCGAAGAAAACGTCAGAGgagtggctctaataccatgttagaaatACTGAACAAGTATTATTGTATTTCTTATCTATAAGAGTATACATGGGTGTTTATTTATATAGGAGGCATGGAGTGTTGTACAAATGCAGTACAAGTGTAGTACAAGTATTGTACAAGTGGAGTACAAATGTAGTACAAGTAAATAAAGAATAAACAATAACTGCAATGCCCttaccctctaggtgggcccaaAGTGCCACTATGcatacataacatgcatatctctaataccatacatatactacCCGCCCAAATAAGGGGAAAACGGGTGTTC
It encodes the following:
- the LOC131161980 gene encoding probable receptor-like protein kinase At5g24010; protein product: MEKLHFHCPLFFLLFQLSPLLLVSSDDTYTRPDKYFINCGSELNASLEDGRTFVGDRKAGSFSFFPGKSEPVQDSNPETNASLYQTARIYRVPSSYALAIPEHENDTYVVRLHFFPLSSHPDLTGATFNVSASGFLLLSDFNVPNGTKSPVIKEFLLAITAGNFRIDFIPKLVQPALAFINAIEVFLAPENLTLVSATHVTPAGRNGSYTGLHPQALETAYRLNVGGPTITPADDPLWRNWIPDDEYLTNRASARNASYFSGTLQYQPEGASNYTASNLVYRTAKISTSRNITWSFGVSKNARHLVRVHFCDTFNPTVTSDTFNLYILGKFNLGISSYPKFYQGAVPFYLDFVVDSNDLGFMSISIGPSHDFPNLTAYLNGLEILKFSVAASGQQKKSHWFVIVGSVVGGVALICISLVVVLMGLKCRKEKSTDNQLPLELLYGGEISYDSAIERKASAFLVHNLNIELKKSFVEIQKATNNFDPDLMVGKGGFGKVYKGRLSNGDIVAVKRRESESGQGLHEFEREITILSKICHRHLVSLIGYCDDNFEMILVYEFMEKGTLKENLYDSNGNPLGKLSWKQRLEICIGAAEGLHYLHTSAEKRILHRDVKSTNILLDGNYVAKVADFGLSKSGPIDKSSTYNHLIGTPGYLDPEFLRNLELTEKSDVYSFGVVLLEVLCARAAIKEEVNLVDWAMPWIKEGQLEKIMDPFLVGTLNPKSLETFVGTAEKCLNGLSVLRPTMYAVLWDLKYVLGLEENVMHKRPHEDSTADASLELALPFGKHFPSNSLPGGEESLVQIGLPGEDGSDTTASEVFSQLRIDLPR